TAATCTATCAACGTGTACTTAACAAGATGGTTTGCAGGAAGTGCGGTGCGCTAAACCCACCTGGCGCCAAGAAGTGCCGGCGCTGCAAGAGCAAGAACCTTAGACCAAAGCGCGTACTAGCAGGCATGAAGAAGGGCTAAACTCAGTCTCTTCCCTCCTCCCTTGTTTCTGTCTCAGCTCCCTCCTCCATCCTTGTACGCTCAAGGATCCTTCGGACACCATCTATCACGTATAGTATAGCCTCCTTGAGCTTGCGCGCATTATCCACGTATTCGCCTGGCAGGTCGTAGACCACTGTTATGAAGCCCTCGTAGTCCAGGGCATACTTGTAGGTCGTGCTGGTAAAGTTCTCCTCTAGTAGTATTCTTAGACCCTCCCGCGTCGGCTCTACGTCGAGTGGCGCTGTCACGCGTAGCATCCCCGTATCACGGTCATAGATTATGGCAAGCCCTATCGATTCTCCCCGTCTATCCTTATACTCTACAACTATGTTGCCATGAACTCGGCGGTATGGCAAGCCGAGAGCTCGAACATAGACTTCTACGTCAGATATATCTGACACCATTACATGGACACCCGAAGTAACCAGCCGTGCTGGAATGGAACCCCCTCCTCCTGGTTAGGCCCGGTCGGGGTATTGAGCATAGCCCGGAGAGATTTACTCACGTTATTGGCTGGGGTTGCAGCCCACGGCTCCGGAGAAAGTTCTCTACGATACGCACCACCTCGCTAAAGACCCTCTCTAAGCTAGCCCTTACAGAGGCTCCTGCAGCTTGTGCGTGACCTCCTCCTCCACCGCCGAGACTGCGGCTGAGCTGCTCCATGATGTCACGACCTAAATGCAAGCCAAGCTTCTCTACAATACTCTTCCGTGCCCGGCCAACCACTCTCGTCTCTGAGCCACGCTCAGAGACTACTATCACGAGGTCGGCGCCAAGGTCGAGTATTGCGCGCGCTACGCTGGACTCGTAGGCCCCCACATGGGTGAATGCTATGATGTAGTCGCCTGCCCGTATACTATGCATCCTCTTCGCGCCTTTTATCCGAGCTATCCGCTCAGGGGGCTCCATGGGCGGCGATTGTAATGCCTTTAGTACGCGCTCGAGGCTCGCACCCTGCTCGAGAAGCTCAGCTGCTATCCGGAGCGTCCTTGCATTTGAGAGTATGAAATGTCTAGTATCATATACTATGCCTGCGAGAAGTAGTTCTAACACTGGCTTTTCGAGACGCAATCCCAGTACATGCGTAGCCATGAGGTATACTAGC
The window above is part of the Pyrodictium delaneyi genome. Proteins encoded here:
- a CDS encoding 50S ribosomal protein L40e, translating into MAGPRDPEVMKIIYQRVLNKMVCRKCGALNPPGAKKCRRCKSKNLRPKRVLAGMKKG
- a CDS encoding DHH family phosphoesterase, giving the protein MKNSYVPEWLRKKTEEMLNLAEEAGTPIVVMGHRNADPDALAAAYVVKEILRSSGYDARLVFPEGLSQASKRLVRDIMGKEPGDVEDEPPEESAMAVVVDTASPEQLGELANFALNVLLVVIDHHSSNKLVERAKVAIYDPHARAVSELVYLMATHVLGLRLEKPVLELLLAGIVYDTRHFILSNARTLRIAAELLEQGASLERVLKALQSPPMEPPERIARIKGAKRMHSIRAGDYIIAFTHVGAYESSVARAILDLGADLVIVVSERGSETRVVGRARKSIVEKLGLHLGRDIMEQLSRSLGGGGGGHAQAAGASVRASLERVFSEVVRIVENFLRSRGLQPQPIT